The Planktothrix agardhii NIES-204 genomic interval GCTGGTGGTCTGGGCTGTTTCCCTCTTGACGATGGAGCTTATCCCCCACCGTCTGACTGGTTGTTCTTCCTCTGGGTATTCAGAGTTTGTCTCGATTTGGTACCGCTCTCGCAGCCCGCACCGAAACAGTGCTTTACCCCCCAGATTTTTCCACAACCGCTGTGCCTCAACACATTTCGGGGAGAACCAGCTAGCTCCGGGTTCGATTGGCATTTCACCCCTAACCACACCTCATCCGCCGATTTTTCAACATCGGTCGGTTCGGACCTTCAATTGGTTTTACCCAAGCTTCATCCTGGACATGGTTAGATCACCCGGGTTCGGGTCTAAAAACAATGACGACTTCGCCCTCTTCAGACTCGCTTTCGCTTGGGCTTCGACATTTTCTGTCTTAACCTGCCATTGCCTTTAACTCGCCGGCTCATGCTTCAACAGGCACGCGGTCATCCGTTTAATCGGACTCCCACTGCTTGTAAGCTGACGGTTTCAGGTTCTATTTCACTCCCCTTCCGGGGTTCTTTTCACCTTTCCCTCACGGTACTGTTTCTCTATCGGTCACACAGGAGTATTTAGCCTTACCTCGTGGTCGAGGCGGATTCACACGGACTTTCACGGGCTCCGTGCTACTCGGGATTCAGCTAGGCTTTTTGAGTTTTCGACTACGGGACTTTCACCCTCTCTGGTGCAGGTTTCATCTGCTTTGTCTAACTCTCTAAGTCCAGTGTCGCTGTCCCACTACCCCAATCGGTAAACCGACTGGTTTAGGCTGTTTCCCTTTCGCTCACCACTACTCGGGAAATCGCTTTTGCTTTCTTTTCCTCGGGCTACTAAGATGTTTCAGTTCGCCCGGTTCGCTCATGCCCACCTATTTGATTCAGTGGGCTGTTTTTGGGTTCCCCCATTCGGACACCCCCGGCTCGTCGCTCGCTTCCAGCTCCCCGGAGTTTATCGTCGGTCGCCACGTCCTTCTTCGCCTCTGTGTGCCAAGGTTTCCACCGTCAGCCCTTTCTATCTTGACCACTTTCTCTTTTTTAGAGATTTTCTGTTCTTGTTTGGTTAGTTCTCTCAACTGTAGGTCAGTTTCCTTTCCTGCGGCTGGGAGTTCTAACTACGAACTACTGCCAGTTTTTGTTTCTCTGCAATTTTCAAGGTTCTGTCTGGACTTGTTAGTCCAGCATTCTGGCTTCTTTTTGATTGAAGCTAGGTGCTGAATTGTCCTAGGTTTTGAACCGGACTTCCGAGTTTGAAAGCTGTTGTTGTGTTTTTCATTTTTCTCGTAACGACCTGGGATGACTTTTGATGGTGCTATTTTTGTTGGATTTGGCACTCTCATCAAAAGTAGGTCTCCCTAAAAGGAGGTGATCCAGCCACACCTTCCGGTACGGCTACCTTGTTACGACTTCACCCCAGTCATCAACCCCGCCTTCGGCACCCTCCTCCCCCGAAAGGGTTAGAGTAATGACTTCGGGCGTGGCTCACTTCCATGGTGTGACGGGCGGTGTGTACAAGGCCCGGGAACGGATTCACCGCAGTATGCTGACCTGCGATTACTAGCGATTCCTCCTTCATGCAGGCGAGTTGCAGCCTGCAATCTGAACTGTGCCAGGGTTTGTGAGATTCGCTCTCCCTCGCGGGTTGGCTGCTCTGTGTCCCTCGCATTGTAGTACGTGTGTCGCCCAGGACGTAAGGGCCATGCTGACTTGACGTCATCCTCACCTTCCTCCGGTTTGTCACCGGCAGTCTCGCTAGAGTTCCCAACTTAATGATGGCAACTAACGACGAGGGTTGCGCTCGTTGCGGGACTTAACCCAACATCTCACGACACGAGCTGACGACAGCCATGCAGCACCTGTCTTCTGGTTCCTTACGGCACTCTCCCCTTTCAAGGAGATTCCAGAGATGTCAAGTCCTGGTAAGGTTCTTCGCGTTGCATCGAATTAAACCACATACTCCACCGCTTGTGCGGGCCCCCGTCAATTCCTTTGAGTTTCACACTTGCGTGCGTACTCCCCAGGCGGGAAACTTAACGCGTTTGCTTCGGCACGGCCCGGGTCGATACAGGCCACACCTAGTTTCCATCGTTTACCGCTAGGACTACTGGGGTATCTAATCCCATTCGCTCCCCTAGCTTTCGTCCCTCAGTGTCAGTTATAGCCCAGCAGAGCGCCTTCGCCACCGGTGTTCTTCCTGATCTCTACGCATTTCACCGCTACACCAGGAATTCCCTCTGCCCCTACTACACTCTAGTCTTCCAGTTTCCACTGCCTTTACGAGGTTAAGCCTCGCTCTTTAACAGCAGACTTGGATGACTACCTACGGACTCTTTACGCCCAATCATTCCGGATAACGCTTGCATCCCCCGTATTACCGCGGCTGCTGGCACGGAGTTAGCCGATGCTTTTTCCTCAGGTACCGTCATTGTGTTCTTCCCTGAGAAAAGGGGTTGACAATCCAAGAACCTTCCTCCCCCACGCGGTCTTGCTCCGTCAGGCTTTCGCCCATTGCGGAAAATTCCCCACTGCTGCCTCCCGTAGGAGTCTGGGCCGTGTCTCAGTCCCAGTGTGGCTGATCATCCTCTCAGACCAGCTACTGATCGTCGCCTTGGTGGGCTCTTACCTCACCAACTAGCTAATCAGACGCAAGCCCCTCTCTAGGCGATTAATCTTTTACCTTTCGGCTCATCCGGGTTTAGCAGTCGTTTCCAACTGTTGTCCCCGTCCTAGAGGCAGGTTCTTACGTGTTACTCACCCGTCCGCCACTAAATCCCTAAGGATTCCGTTCGACTTGCATGTGTTAAGCAGACCGCCAGCGTTCATCCTGAGCCAGGATCAAACTCTCCGTTTTGAAGAATCTGTTGTTTTGGCTCTAAAACTTGTTTCTCAAAGTTTTAGAATTTTTTGCTTTTTCAGAAAGTTTGTGTTAAACTCCCTGGTTAAGCTCTAAATTCTGTTTCGACGAGAATAAAATGTTTTAACTTGGCTTTCAAACTCTTTAGTTGTCCAGGTTCGGTGTGTCTTTGTTTTTCGACACTTTTATAAATCTATCAGTCTTTCTCGAAGATGTCAACCATTTTGAGAAAATATTTTTTTTATGCCTGCCAAATCCTATCTGTATAAAGGGTTCAGCTTTTTGTCTCTGGGTATTAGTCAAAGATAGAGTCCTAATCGCACTTTTTTTGGGGTTGATGGCTTACGGAATTTTTGCTGGTGTCACTGTAGCTAGGGGAAACAGATATCGATTTTGCGTTAATTACTGAGGGAGAAGCCGTTTGAGACAATGGCTTTGATTAGTAGATGGTCAGTGTTGGACTTATATATTAGGTTGAACGGATGATGCTCTATGTTCTCAGTGGCGAAATTGAGGCTAAACTAACGGATATTTTCATCAATCAAGGCCCCTATTATGATTAATGATGCTGACAACTCAGAAATTCAAGCCGAATGGGATTTACTCAATGATCTGTTTCTGAATGATCTACCATCTTCCTGGAATCCCTATACAGTGAAGGCTGAAGCCTGTTTTTTAGATCAAAATGCTGAGGATTCCCTAATGGCCGCATTTACAGAGGCAGAATTAGTGGAAAGATCTCAACGGTTTATGAACCAAATTAATCAATTTTGGCCAGCAACCCGATTGAAAACGTCTTTATTACAGAATTTTGCGGAACAAATACCTGATGAGTTGTTGAATCGTTTAGCACAGGCAGCTACCCGAATGAATGAAGAGGTTTCTTCGCGAAGTTTGTCCTTAGCTGATCAATTAGTGCAGTGTGTTCAGGAGTTATTGCCCCAATGGTCAGAGGAGGATTTGCAGGTTTTAGCCCGTCCTTTTGCTTATGCAATGCGAGGAGCAGAACTGGATGGGGATGGGGTAAGATCGAATTCGACTATCCTGAAAGAAACCAGTTGGTCTGAGTTATCCGAGATTGAACAAGCTAGAACTTGCTTTGTGATCACTCGTTATGCGTTATTGGAGGTTTTTTCTGCCCAGGAAACCTCTTGACCTCGCTTTTTGTTAGCTTAGGATCGGCAAATTTTATTTTTTTTGCTCAAGCCCCTAGTCATTTTTTTGATCTTGTGCTAAACTAAGAAATTGTACGGCGAGCGTAGCCAAGTGGTTAAGGCAGAGGATTGTGATTCCTCCACTCGTGGGTTCAAGTCCCATCGTTCGCCCTTAGAGCATATAGTCTGTTCAGGCTGGGTCGGGATGAGTTTTTTTAACTAAGTTGGAGCAAGAAGTCCGGTGTTCTAAGCCATAGGGATGTGCTGTGTGGATGGCAGCCAAAAAACAACTGATTACAAAAGTGTTATAGATTGTTAATTGTTTACGAGTTCCTAAACCTTCATGAATTATTTGTTGGGGCTAATTTAGGTCAAGAAATTAAATTCTGATATTGCCCACTATATTCTATTGCAACTTCAAGAAAAAACAGTTTTTGATTTAGATGAAGTTGAAATTTATGGCGACAGCATCTCCCCTTCCAGCAAAGTTGTTTTTTTATAATCTGGTTTAATCTAATAAATCGTTAGATTTGTCCAAAATCTGATTAAAGAAACTGGAAACCAAAGAAAGAACAATTGAACCAAATAATGCTGCCCAGAAGCTAGAAATTGAAAATCCGGGAGTAAAATACGCCACTAAGGAAATAGAAATGGCATTGACGACTAATAAAAATAAACCTAACGTTAGAATCGTTAAAGGCAGGGTAAAAATGGTAATAATGGGTTTAATAATGGCATTTACTAAAGCCATTATTAAACCACTCCAATGGCGGCAGATTGCCAACTGCTAATGGTAAAACCAGGAACAATATGAGCTGTTACTCCGAGTGAAATTGCCGAGATTACCCAAGTGACAAAAAAATTGAGCATGGATTTTTCCTGAAAATGAAAGTTAAGGTCTAGGTTGTTTTTAGGAACTTGTTATTCTAAAACAACATCCTTATAGACAATTTATTTTACATGATTATATCAAAATTGGGCACTGTAGAGGCTAACATAATTATAAAGGATTTGATTGTAAAGTGGAGCAGTAAACAGATGATCAGACTTGGGAAATTCATCGTTTTAATAGTGGCTACAATGCTATTGGTTTTTCCTGTAGCCTCCTGGGCGGCAAAAAATCCAGCCCATCTATTTTTTAATCATAGTTTGCTACAGGGACGGGATTTTTCTAATCAGTCCTTACCGGCGGCGGAATTTGCTAATTCCAATATGGAGTTAGCAAAATTTGATCATTCAGATTTAGAAGGCGCTATTTTTAGTAAGGGGATTCTAACTAAAGCCAGCTTAAAACAAGCAAATTTAACTTATGCAATGTTAGATCAAGCTGATTTTACCGAAGCTGATTTAAGTGATGCGGTGTTAGTTGAAGCCTTATTTTTAGGGTCAACATTTCGTAATGTTAAAATTATCGGTGCTGATTTTAGTGATGCCATATTAGACCGAGAACAGATTAGACAATTGTGTGAAATTGCCAGTGGAGTTAATTCAGTCACGGGAGTTGCAACTCGTGATTCTTTGGGCTGTAGATAAACTTGATAATATTTAGGGAAATAATCCTTTTTTGATCAAGGATCATTGGGTTATTTCCCCTTTCTTGAACACTAGATATAAAACCATTATTTTTTGATTAAATCAACAATAAACTCCCCGATTTAGGAAATATGATTCAACCCAAAATCATAGTTTAACTAAATTAATTTAGTTGCTTTAATCATGTGATAGGCAATTAACAGTTGAGTTAAAGCTAGAGGATAGCTTTGTAGTATTTCTCCGGTTGTACCTGTTAAAATTCCCAAATTTTGATTCCCTCCAGAACTACAAAAATTTTTTAAACTCGGTAATTCATTACAAAGAATCATTTCTAATGCGTTCACCTGCTCTAAGGTGGCGTGGCTATCAATTTCTAGGACATCTACTGGTTTACCCATATCTCGATCTAATCCTAGACGTACCGCTTCAATATGATGACCATTTTGTTGCTGTAAAATTTCACTGAAATCTGGGTGGGGAATGGTCGGACGCAAAACTAAACGAACGTTCAAATTAGTTCCATTTTCATCACCATCTGGATGATAAAAGGTAACAACCACATCGGCTGATTTTCTTTGAGGACGAATAAATGCTTCTGAGTCAGGTTCCCTTTGTTTTAAGGCAAGAACTACATCTTCTTCGCTGTAACCCCGTTTCATTGTATCTCGTTTAATTTTCCATTTACTGCGTAGGGATTCAGGAGGAGCTAAATACACTTTAACATCATAATTATCCCGAACTCCACGAGTAGAATAACCCAGTAAACCTTCGACAATTACAAACCGATTGGGTTTAAT includes:
- a CDS encoding hypothetical protein (conserved hypothetical protein), with protein sequence MINDADNSEIQAEWDLLNDLFLNDLPSSWNPYTVKAEACFLDQNAEDSLMAAFTEAELVERSQRFMNQINQFWPATRLKTSLLQNFAEQIPDELLNRLAQAATRMNEEVSSRSLSLADQLVQCVQELLPQWSEEDLQVLARPFAYAMRGAELDGDGVRSNSTILKETSWSELSEIEQARTCFVITRYALLEVFSAQETS
- a CDS encoding pentapeptide repeat-containing protein is translated as MIRLGKFIVLIVATMLLVFPVASWAAKNPAHLFFNHSLLQGRDFSNQSLPAAEFANSNMELAKFDHSDLEGAIFSKGILTKASLKQANLTYAMLDQADFTEADLSDAVLVEALFLGSTFRNVKIIGADFSDAILDREQIRQLCEIASGVNSVTGVATRDSLGCR
- a CDS encoding phosphoribulokinase, with the translated sequence MTHRPIILGIVGDSAAGKTTLTRGIAQVLGEENVTVICTDDYHRYDRKQRAEMDITALNPDCNYLDIMQQHLTLLRTGQPILKPIYNHHHGTFDAPEYIKPNRFVIVEGLLGYSTRGVRDNYDVKVYLAPPESLRSKWKIKRDTMKRGYSEEDVVLALKQREPDSEAFIRPQRKSADVVVTFYHPDGDENGTNLNVRLVLRPTIPHPDFSEILQQQNGHHIEAVRLGLDRDMGKPVDVLEIDSHATLEQVNALEMILCNELPSLKNFCSSGGNQNLGILTGTTGEILQSYPLALTQLLIAYHMIKATKLI
- a CDS encoding hypothetical protein (conserved hypothetical membrane protein) — translated: MALVNAIIKPIITIFTLPLTILTLGLFLLVVNAISISLVAYFTPGFSISSFWAALFGSIVLSLVSSFFNQILDKSNDLLD